One region of Elusimicrobiota bacterium genomic DNA includes:
- a CDS encoding PspC domain-containing protein: MKRLYRSSENKVFAGVLGGLGEYFNVDPVLLRLCYVFLVIFTAIIPGLIAYVVSIFVVPEKPATP; the protein is encoded by the coding sequence ATGAAAAGACTTTACAGAAGCAGTGAAAACAAGGTGTTTGCCGGCGTGCTTGGCGGACTGGGAGAGTATTTCAACGTTGACCCGGTGCTGTTAAGGCTGTGCTATGTTTTTCTGGTGATTTTTACGGCCATCATACCGGGCCTCATCGCCTACGTCGTGTCCATCTTCGTGGTCCCCGAAAAACCTGCCACACCTTAA